A DNA window from Deltaproteobacteria bacterium contains the following coding sequences:
- the rfaE2 gene encoding D-glycero-beta-D-manno-heptose 1-phosphate adenylyltransferase, whose translation MKVRLSPKIQLSHPDLKAQLARDRVGKKVVFTNGCFDLLHVGHVRYLQEASRQGDLLVVALNTDASVQKLKGPTRPVQHELDRAEIMAALECVSHVTLFGDETPLTLIELLQPDVLVKGGDWAPEKIVGAKSVLDRGGTVKSLTFQPGRSTSSIIEKIKS comes from the coding sequence TTGAAGGTTCGCTTGTCGCCGAAAATCCAGCTTAGTCATCCAGATCTTAAGGCCCAGCTCGCACGAGATCGGGTTGGGAAAAAAGTTGTTTTCACCAACGGTTGCTTCGATCTCTTGCACGTTGGACACGTACGATATCTCCAGGAGGCCAGCCGCCAGGGAGATTTGCTGGTTGTAGCATTGAATACCGATGCCAGCGTTCAAAAGCTGAAAGGCCCCACTCGTCCCGTACAGCATGAATTGGATCGGGCGGAAATCATGGCGGCTCTTGAATGCGTCAGTCACGTGACATTGTTCGGTGACGAAACGCCGTTAACTTTGATCGAGCTTTTACAGCCAGATGTTTTGGTCAAAGGGGGCGATTGGGCGCCAGAAAAAATAGTAGGCGCGAAATCAGTGCTCGATCGAGGTGGTACAGTGAAGTCCCTGACCTTTCAGCCTGGCCGCTCGACCTCAAGTATCATCGAGAAAATTAAATCTTAG
- a CDS encoding DUF4399 domain-containing protein, whose product MIKNRIVSAAFLACSVSLLISPMAEISHARSVKQNTAPAPKAVTARVEFLEPTNGAVVSEKFKVRMNVVGYKIGPLGELEKGKGHHHLVINGGPVEEGKVVPVDAQHIHFGKGQTETELTLAPGKHKLTLQFADGAHRSYGPKLSKTIEVTVVVADTPGTAGE is encoded by the coding sequence ATGATTAAAAACCGAATTGTTAGTGCTGCATTTTTAGCTTGCTCGGTTTCTCTGCTAATATCGCCAATGGCGGAGATCAGCCATGCGCGATCTGTAAAACAAAACACCGCTCCGGCGCCTAAAGCCGTAACCGCGCGAGTCGAATTTCTTGAGCCCACAAACGGGGCAGTCGTTTCTGAGAAATTCAAAGTTCGGATGAATGTTGTGGGCTATAAGATCGGGCCACTTGGCGAATTGGAAAAGGGGAAAGGTCATCACCACCTCGTCATCAACGGCGGTCCTGTCGAAGAAGGCAAAGTTGTTCCGGTGGACGCGCAACACATTCATTTCGGTAAAGGCCAAACTGAAACCGAACTGACGCTTGCACCGGGGAAACATAAACTGACTTTACAGTTTGCGGATGGGGCCCACCGTTCCTACGGACCCAAGCTTTCGAAAACAATTGAAGTAACCGTCGTCGTCGCCGATACGCCAGGAACTGCCGGCGAATAA